In Agromyces archimandritae, one genomic interval encodes:
- the folE gene encoding GTP cyclohydrolase I, which yields MAEIDRERIAGAVREILLAIGEDPARPGIARTPERVADAYAEFFSGQGVDPVALLADAVPIGSTDAGIPATSDAVLLRDIAFRSICEHHLLPFVGTAHVAYLPNERVVGLGRVPAVVEALSNRPQLQERLTEEIADALVAGLDPKGVLVVLDARHRCVTTRGSRQERSSTVTIASRGVLAEPAERAEIMALIGGADA from the coding sequence ATGGCCGAGATCGACCGGGAGCGCATCGCCGGCGCCGTCCGCGAGATCCTCCTCGCGATCGGCGAGGATCCGGCCAGGCCCGGCATCGCCCGCACTCCCGAACGCGTCGCGGACGCCTATGCCGAGTTCTTCAGCGGGCAGGGCGTCGACCCGGTGGCGCTGCTGGCCGACGCCGTGCCGATCGGGTCGACGGATGCCGGCATCCCGGCGACCTCCGATGCGGTGCTGCTGCGCGACATCGCCTTCCGCTCGATCTGCGAGCATCATCTGCTGCCGTTCGTCGGCACCGCCCATGTCGCCTACCTGCCGAACGAGCGCGTCGTCGGCCTCGGCCGGGTGCCGGCGGTCGTCGAAGCCCTCTCGAATCGCCCGCAACTGCAGGAGCGGCTGACGGAGGAGATCGCCGACGCCCTCGTCGCCGGCCTCGACCCGAAGGGCGTGCTCGTCGTCCTCGACGCCCGGCACCGCTGCGTGACGACGCGCGGCAGCCGGCAGGAGCGCAGTTCGACGGTGACGATCGCCAGCCGCGGCGTGCTCGCCGAGCCGGCCGAGCGCGCCGAGATCATGGCCCTGATCGGGGGTGCCGATGCCTGA
- a CDS encoding PH domain-containing protein: MPDPAPHDDVPGSEVPAGAQPDGEPLHEAEPPASAPVDADWRRVSPKFVVVEVIGSLITLAVVIAGALLAYFLLGLHWVLWPGIAVVALIVLAIAFEPRRVRSIGYRLREDDLLFRRGIMFQRQVAVPYGRMQLVDINRGPVARALGLAELKFVTAAAATGVTLPGLPQEEAERLRDELVALAESRRAGL, encoded by the coding sequence ATGCCTGACCCCGCCCCCCACGACGACGTGCCGGGCTCCGAGGTCCCCGCCGGCGCGCAGCCCGACGGGGAGCCCCTGCACGAGGCGGAGCCGCCGGCATCCGCACCCGTCGATGCCGACTGGCGCCGGGTCTCGCCGAAGTTCGTCGTGGTCGAGGTCATCGGCTCGCTCATCACGCTCGCGGTCGTGATCGCCGGCGCGCTCCTCGCCTACTTCCTGCTCGGCTTGCACTGGGTGCTGTGGCCGGGCATCGCCGTCGTCGCCCTCATCGTCCTCGCGATCGCCTTCGAACCGCGGCGGGTGCGCTCGATCGGCTATCGTCTGCGCGAAGACGATCTGCTCTTCCGGCGCGGCATCATGTTCCAGCGCCAGGTCGCCGTGCCCTACGGCCGCATGCAGCTCGTCGACATCAACCGGGGGCCCGTCGCCCGTGCCCTGGGCCTTGCCGAACTGAAGTTCGTCACGGCCGCCGCGGCGACCGGGGTCACCCTGCCCGGGCTTCCGCAGGAGGAGGCGGAGCGGCTGCGCGACGAACTCGTCGCGCTCGCCGAGTCGCGCCGGGCGGGGCTGTGA
- a CDS encoding endonuclease domain-containing protein, with translation MQLIADVDLHGGLVRRRTLLGLGHSPSAIRNAVAAGHLRVVARSWVASDRAMDAAVRAVRARGVLGGASALHSLGVWVTERPRTATIATPHSASRLPPLAPGDRRIYCRSLHVDPYAPWRVSVADALRQALPHMADDDAVATLDSVLQLRLLTRAELREAVAALPRRVRRLWRSIDGRAESGIETKLRLALLREGLRVEVQVRIDGVGRVDLVIDGWLVVEADGAEYHDSPEQARADRLRNAALVRRGYRWHRFGYDQVMFDLDGCVAVVLELLRHHPARRRAS, from the coding sequence ATGCAACTCATCGCCGACGTCGATCTCCACGGCGGCCTCGTCCGTCGCCGCACGCTGCTCGGTCTCGGCCACTCGCCGAGCGCCATTCGCAATGCCGTCGCGGCCGGGCACCTCCGCGTGGTGGCACGGTCGTGGGTCGCGTCGGATCGCGCGATGGATGCCGCGGTCCGCGCCGTGCGGGCGCGGGGTGTACTCGGCGGTGCGAGCGCACTGCACAGTCTCGGAGTATGGGTGACCGAGCGGCCGCGCACCGCGACCATCGCCACGCCGCACTCGGCATCCCGACTGCCGCCGCTCGCGCCGGGGGACCGCCGCATATACTGCCGCAGCCTGCACGTCGATCCATACGCGCCCTGGCGGGTGTCCGTCGCGGACGCGCTCCGGCAGGCCCTGCCGCACATGGCCGATGACGACGCGGTTGCAACCCTCGACAGCGTGCTGCAGCTGCGCCTACTGACCCGCGCCGAACTACGCGAGGCGGTCGCTGCCCTGCCGCGACGGGTCCGCCGGCTCTGGCGCTCGATCGACGGTCGCGCCGAGTCGGGGATCGAGACGAAGCTCCGTCTCGCGCTCCTCCGCGAAGGACTCCGTGTCGAGGTCCAGGTGCGCATCGACGGCGTCGGCCGCGTCGACCTCGTGATCGACGGATGGCTCGTCGTCGAGGCCGACGGCGCCGAGTACCACGATTCGCCGGAGCAGGCGAGAGCGGATCGCCTCCGGAATGCGGCGCTCGTGCGACGCGGCTACCGCTGGCACCGCTTCGGGTACGACCAGGTGATGTTCGACCTCGACGGCTGCGTCGCCGTCGTACTGGAGCTCCTCCGACATCATCCGGCGCGGCGGCGCGCGTCGTGA
- the folP gene encoding dihydropteroate synthase — MPEVQPGAVRPLVMGVVNVTPDSFSDGGRWFDEERAVAHGLELVAAGADILDVGGESTRPGAPRVDAAEELRRVVPVIRAFAERGLRVSVDTMRAATAEAAVAAGADIINDVSAGLADEAMGGIAAETGAWYVAMHWRGHSDRMDELSDYGDVAVEVRDELAVRVDALLAAGVDAGRLILDPGLGFSKRGAQNWELLGRLDVLAGLGYPILVGASRKRFLAGVLPEGAPVLERDLPTAVVSVLSAQAGAWGVRVHDVGGTRAALDVLGAWEGGRRG; from the coding sequence ATGCCTGAGGTGCAGCCCGGGGCGGTGCGGCCGCTCGTGATGGGCGTCGTGAACGTGACGCCCGACTCCTTCAGCGACGGCGGCCGCTGGTTCGACGAGGAGCGGGCCGTCGCGCACGGGCTCGAGCTCGTCGCCGCCGGCGCCGACATCCTCGACGTCGGCGGCGAATCGACCCGGCCCGGTGCCCCGAGGGTGGATGCCGCCGAGGAGCTCCGCCGGGTCGTGCCCGTCATCCGTGCCTTCGCCGAACGCGGGCTTCGGGTGAGCGTCGACACGATGCGTGCGGCGACCGCCGAGGCGGCCGTCGCGGCCGGCGCCGACATCATCAACGACGTTTCGGCGGGGCTCGCCGACGAGGCGATGGGCGGCATCGCGGCCGAGACGGGCGCCTGGTACGTCGCCATGCACTGGCGGGGCCATTCCGACCGCATGGACGAGCTCTCCGACTACGGCGACGTCGCCGTCGAGGTGCGCGACGAGCTCGCGGTGCGGGTGGATGCGCTGCTGGCCGCCGGGGTGGATGCCGGCCGCCTCATCCTCGACCCCGGTCTCGGCTTCTCGAAGCGGGGGGCGCAGAACTGGGAGCTGCTCGGCCGCCTCGACGTGCTCGCCGGGCTCGGCTACCCGATCCTCGTCGGGGCGTCGCGCAAGCGGTTCCTCGCGGGTGTGCTGCCCGAGGGTGCACCGGTGCTGGAGCGCGACCTGCCGACGGCGGTCGTGAGCGTGCTGTCGGCGCAGGCCGGAGCATGGGGGGTGCGCGTGCACGACGTGGGCGGCACCCGTGCTGCGCTGGACGTGCTGGGCGCCTGGGAGGGCGGTCGTCGTGGCTGA
- the cls gene encoding cardiolipin synthase translates to MRLSGEQLALIIAGIVLLVDMIVRVIAVIVVPRNRRPTAGMAWLLAIFFLPVVGVLTFLLIGDPKLPRHRRRKQAEVDRVIRESTHGMERVSDSDRWPEWFEGIVRMNRRLGAMPLIGSNGASLIADYRGSLDAMTAAIRGARRYVHAEFYILASDDTTEGFFRALEDAVARGVRVRVLLDHVASMRVRATYRRTIRRLKLMGAEWHLMLPVQPFRGRYQRPDLRNHRKILIVDGEIGFTGSQNIIDRGYHKRISRKKGLKWKELMARVEGPIVSGLDALFLSDWYLETDELIEQEDIRAFDQPGKAQDLDCQVVPSGPGYSTENNLKLFLALLYAARERIIITSPYFVPDESMLYAISGATQRGVHVELFVSELGDQALVYHAQRSYYEALLRAGVRIYMYRAPYILHAKHFTIDDEVAVIGSSNMDIRSFELNMEVSLLVRGSSFVRSMRRVEDEYRRDSRELTLDEWMQQPLRSTVLDNLARLTSALQ, encoded by the coding sequence ATGCGGCTCTCGGGGGAACAGCTCGCACTGATCATCGCTGGCATCGTCCTGCTCGTCGACATGATCGTTCGTGTCATCGCGGTCATCGTCGTGCCCCGGAACCGCCGCCCGACGGCGGGCATGGCGTGGCTGCTGGCGATCTTCTTCCTGCCGGTCGTCGGCGTCCTCACCTTCCTGCTGATCGGCGACCCGAAGCTGCCCAGGCACCGGCGTCGCAAGCAGGCGGAGGTGGATCGGGTGATCCGCGAGTCGACGCACGGCATGGAGCGGGTGAGCGATTCGGATCGCTGGCCGGAGTGGTTCGAGGGGATCGTGCGGATGAACCGCCGGCTCGGGGCGATGCCGCTGATCGGATCGAACGGGGCGAGTCTCATCGCCGACTATCGCGGCTCGCTGGATGCGATGACGGCGGCGATCCGCGGTGCGCGGCGGTATGTGCACGCCGAGTTCTACATCCTGGCGAGCGATGACACCACGGAGGGCTTCTTCCGTGCGCTGGAGGATGCGGTGGCGCGCGGGGTGCGGGTGCGGGTGCTGCTGGATCATGTGGCGTCGATGCGGGTGCGGGCCACCTATCGGCGCACGATCCGCCGCCTGAAGCTGATGGGCGCCGAATGGCATCTGATGCTGCCGGTGCAGCCGTTCCGCGGCAGGTATCAGCGGCCGGACCTCCGCAATCACCGCAAGATCCTCATCGTCGACGGCGAGATCGGCTTCACGGGGTCGCAGAACATCATCGACCGCGGCTACCACAAGCGCATTTCGCGCAAGAAGGGGCTGAAGTGGAAGGAGCTGATGGCCCGGGTCGAGGGGCCGATCGTCAGCGGGCTGGACGCGTTGTTCCTCTCCGACTGGTACCTGGAGACGGACGAGCTCATCGAGCAGGAGGACATCCGCGCGTTCGACCAGCCGGGCAAGGCGCAGGATCTCGATTGCCAGGTCGTGCCGAGCGGGCCGGGGTATTCGACCGAGAACAACCTGAAGCTCTTCCTCGCCCTGCTGTATGCGGCGCGTGAGCGCATCATCATCACGAGCCCGTATTTCGTGCCCGACGAGTCGATGCTGTATGCGATCAGCGGGGCGACGCAGCGGGGGGTGCACGTCGAGCTGTTCGTCTCGGAGCTCGGCGATCAGGCTCTCGTCTACCACGCCCAGCGTTCGTACTACGAGGCGTTGCTTCGGGCGGGGGTGCGGATCTACATGTACCGGGCCCCGTACATCCTGCACGCGAAGCACTTCACGATCGACGACGAGGTCGCCGTCATCGGCTCGAGCAATATGGACATCCGCTCCTTCGAGCTGAACATGGAGGTCTCGCTGCTCGTGCGGGGCTCCTCCTTCGTCCGCTCGATGCGCCGCGTCGAGGACGAATACCGTCGCGACAGCCGTGAGCTGACCCTCGACGAGTGGATGCAGCAGCCGCTGCGCTCGACGGTGCTCGACAATCTGGCGCGCCTCACTTCGGCCCTGCAGTAG
- the panC gene encoding pantoate--beta-alanine ligase, translating into MDAGAAPAVLTTIAETRTRIAAFRRERPGASIALVPTMGALHDGHLALVREAKRLADRVVVSIFVNPLQFGAGEDLGRYPRTLDADVALLAAEGVDLVFAPNAAEMYPDGSAGTTVHAGPIGDRYEGAARPGHFDGVLTVVEKLLGIASPDIAVFGQKDAQQLHLVGRMVADLDLPVEIVSVPIVRERDGLALSSRNRYLSPEARRAALALAESLQAATRAAGGGVDELLAEGIAAFGDHDDVELDYFVAVDPETFLPVDDGFRGQALVLVAALVDGTRLIDNTTMSIG; encoded by the coding sequence ATGGATGCCGGAGCCGCCCCCGCCGTGCTGACGACCATCGCCGAGACCCGCACGCGCATCGCCGCGTTCCGCCGGGAGCGACCCGGGGCATCCATCGCCCTCGTGCCGACCATGGGGGCCCTGCACGACGGCCACCTCGCCCTCGTCCGCGAAGCGAAGCGCCTGGCCGACCGCGTCGTCGTGTCGATCTTCGTGAACCCGCTCCAGTTCGGCGCCGGCGAAGACCTCGGCCGCTACCCGCGCACCCTCGATGCCGATGTCGCCCTCCTCGCCGCCGAAGGCGTCGACCTCGTCTTCGCACCGAACGCGGCCGAGATGTACCCGGACGGCTCCGCCGGCACCACCGTGCACGCCGGCCCCATCGGCGACCGCTACGAGGGCGCCGCCCGCCCCGGCCACTTCGACGGCGTGCTCACCGTCGTCGAGAAGCTCCTCGGCATCGCGAGCCCCGATATCGCGGTGTTCGGGCAGAAGGACGCCCAGCAGCTCCATCTCGTCGGCCGCATGGTCGCCGACCTCGACCTGCCCGTCGAGATCGTGTCGGTGCCGATCGTGCGCGAGCGCGACGGCCTCGCGCTCTCCAGCCGCAACCGCTACCTCTCGCCCGAGGCCCGGCGCGCGGCGCTCGCGCTCGCCGAATCGCTGCAGGCGGCGACCCGTGCGGCCGGCGGCGGCGTCGACGAACTCCTCGCCGAAGGCATCGCCGCCTTCGGGGACCACGACGACGTCGAACTCGACTACTTCGTCGCCGTCGACCCCGAGACCTTCCTGCCCGTCGACGACGGCTTCCGCGGCCAGGCCCTCGTGCTCGTCGCCGCCCTTGTCGACGGCACCCGCCTCATCGACAACACGACGATGTCGATCGGCTGA
- the folB gene encoding dihydroneopterin aldolase, which yields MADLLTLTGLRVQAHHGVFDFEREQGQPFVIDVRCALDLAPAAAGDELAATVHYGQLAQQIHDAVAADPVDLIETVAERVAAVVLAHDPVTEVEVTVHKPEAPIPVAFDDVSVTIVRRRA from the coding sequence GTGGCTGACCTGCTGACCCTCACCGGCCTCAGGGTGCAGGCCCATCACGGCGTGTTCGACTTCGAGCGCGAGCAGGGGCAGCCGTTCGTGATCGACGTGCGCTGCGCGCTCGACCTCGCCCCGGCCGCCGCCGGGGACGAGCTGGCCGCGACCGTGCACTACGGGCAGCTCGCCCAGCAGATCCACGACGCCGTCGCCGCCGACCCCGTCGACTTGATCGAGACCGTCGCCGAGCGGGTCGCGGCCGTCGTGCTCGCCCACGACCCGGTCACCGAGGTCGAGGTCACGGTGCACAAGCCCGAGGCGCCCATCCCGGTCGCCTTCGACGACGTGTCGGTCACGATCGTGCGGAGGCGGGCGTGA
- the lysS gene encoding lysine--tRNA ligase, translating to MAEPHDAQHEPTAEEIAAAEISEQKAVRLAKRERLNQAAEDLGGGAYPVRVPVTDTIPALRARFAGLEADHATGETVGVAGRVVHLRNTGKLCFAALQSGDGSRIQAMVSLAEVGEASLAEWKELVDLGDHVFVAGEVITSRRGELSIMVREWRIASKAVLPLPNLHSELSEEMRVRNRYLDLIAREQSRKNVLDRARVNQSLRSTFDELGFVEVETPMLQVMHGGASARPFVTHSNAFDTELYLRIAPELYLKRAVVGGIDRVFEINRNFRNEGADSTHSPEFAMLEAYEAYGDYSTMAGLTQRLVQDAALATQGTLEVTWADGTLYDLGGEWDRISMYGSLSAALGLGAGEEITAATPIETLKGLADAAGIEIDHPLPGKYVEELWEHHVKPGLDRPTFVMDFPLDTSPLVRQHRSLPGVVEKWDLYIRGFELATGYSELVDPVVQRERFVEQAKLASAGDPEAMRLDEEFLRALEFGMPPSGGMGMGIDRLLMAITGRGIRETILFPLVK from the coding sequence ATGGCCGAACCGCACGACGCCCAGCACGAGCCGACCGCGGAGGAGATCGCCGCAGCCGAGATCTCCGAGCAGAAGGCCGTGCGACTCGCCAAGCGCGAACGGCTGAACCAGGCGGCCGAGGACCTCGGCGGCGGCGCCTACCCCGTGCGGGTCCCCGTCACCGACACGATCCCCGCGCTCCGCGCCCGCTTCGCCGGCCTCGAAGCCGACCACGCGACCGGCGAGACCGTCGGCGTCGCCGGCCGCGTCGTCCACCTCCGCAACACGGGCAAGCTCTGCTTCGCGGCCCTCCAGTCCGGCGACGGCAGCCGCATCCAGGCGATGGTCTCGCTCGCCGAGGTGGGTGAAGCATCCCTGGCCGAATGGAAGGAACTCGTCGACCTCGGCGACCACGTCTTCGTCGCAGGCGAGGTCATCACGAGCCGCCGCGGCGAGCTGTCGATCATGGTGCGCGAGTGGCGCATCGCGTCGAAGGCCGTGCTGCCGCTGCCGAACCTGCACTCCGAACTCTCCGAGGAGATGCGGGTCCGCAACCGCTACCTCGACCTCATCGCCCGCGAACAGTCCCGCAAGAACGTCCTCGACCGGGCTCGCGTGAATCAGAGCCTGCGATCCACCTTCGACGAGCTCGGCTTCGTCGAGGTCGAGACGCCCATGCTGCAGGTCATGCACGGCGGCGCATCCGCCCGCCCCTTCGTCACGCACTCGAACGCCTTCGACACCGAGCTGTACCTGCGCATCGCGCCCGAGCTGTACCTGAAGCGCGCCGTCGTCGGCGGCATCGACCGCGTGTTCGAGATCAACCGCAACTTCCGCAACGAAGGCGCCGACTCGACCCACTCGCCCGAGTTCGCGATGCTCGAGGCGTACGAGGCCTACGGCGACTACTCGACGATGGCCGGGCTCACCCAGCGACTCGTGCAGGATGCCGCCCTCGCCACCCAGGGCACCCTCGAGGTGACCTGGGCCGACGGCACCCTCTACGACCTCGGCGGCGAATGGGACCGCATCTCGATGTACGGCTCGCTGTCCGCGGCCCTCGGCCTGGGCGCCGGCGAGGAGATCACCGCCGCAACGCCGATCGAGACCCTGAAGGGGCTCGCGGATGCCGCGGGCATCGAGATCGACCACCCGCTGCCCGGCAAGTACGTCGAGGAGCTCTGGGAGCACCACGTCAAGCCCGGCCTCGACCGGCCCACCTTCGTCATGGACTTCCCGCTCGACACCTCGCCGCTCGTGCGCCAGCACCGCTCGCTGCCGGGCGTCGTCGAGAAGTGGGACCTCTACATCCGCGGATTCGAGCTCGCCACGGGCTACTCGGAGCTCGTCGACCCCGTCGTGCAGCGCGAACGCTTCGTCGAGCAGGCCAAGCTCGCCAGCGCCGGCGACCCGGAGGCGATGCGCCTGGACGAGGAGTTCCTGCGGGCGCTCGAGTTCGGCATGCCGCCCTCGGGCGGGATGGGCATGGGCATCGACCGGCTGCTCATGGCCATCACGGGCCGCGGCATCCGCGAGACCATCCTCTTCCCGCTCGTGAAGTGA
- the folK gene encoding 2-amino-4-hydroxy-6-hydroxymethyldihydropteridine diphosphokinase, protein MTAAEQAGPGRGESRAVIAFGANLGERRATLEAAIDELGGTAGIRLLAVSPSYETVAITDAGADAAAPRYLNGVVLVATTLEPLELLDVLQTLEHAHGRVRTEHWGPRTLDLDLIDVDGMILAGERLTLPHPRAAERAFVLQPWLDVEPDAELPGFGPIAALRRAAKDEMTPVGDEIGVRP, encoded by the coding sequence GTGACCGCGGCGGAGCAGGCCGGCCCGGGCCGCGGCGAGTCGCGGGCGGTCATCGCCTTCGGCGCGAACCTCGGCGAGCGGCGCGCCACCCTCGAGGCGGCGATCGACGAACTCGGCGGCACCGCCGGCATCCGCCTGCTGGCCGTCTCGCCGTCCTACGAGACGGTGGCGATCACCGATGCGGGTGCGGATGCCGCCGCGCCCCGCTACCTGAACGGCGTCGTGCTCGTCGCGACGACCCTCGAACCCCTCGAACTGCTCGACGTGCTGCAGACCCTCGAGCACGCGCACGGGCGCGTGCGCACCGAGCACTGGGGGCCGCGCACCCTCGACCTCGACCTCATCGACGTCGACGGCATGATCCTCGCAGGCGAGCGGCTGACGCTCCCGCATCCGCGCGCCGCCGAGCGCGCCTTCGTCCTGCAGCCGTGGCTCGACGTCGAACCCGACGCCGAGCTGCCGGGGTTCGGCCCGATCGCAGCGCTCCGCCGGGCGGCGAAGGACGAGATGACGCCGGTGGGCGACGAGATCGGGGTGCGGCCGTGA
- a CDS encoding DUF3180 domain-containing protein: protein MKRTHPSTVIAFIGGGVVLGYLMDLAIVAAGRHALVPPISLPITLLIIGAVVAALAWPIRRAVTGASKRRIEPFRAMRIAVLAKACSVSGALVLGMGLGILVFLLTRTVVSTGDVWLAVGTAAGAAALTAGGLLAEWFCTLPPPEDPDQEEHAHA, encoded by the coding sequence GTGAAGCGCACGCATCCGAGCACCGTCATCGCCTTCATCGGCGGCGGCGTGGTGCTCGGCTACCTCATGGACCTCGCGATCGTCGCCGCGGGCCGGCACGCGCTCGTGCCGCCGATCTCGCTGCCGATCACGCTCCTCATCATCGGCGCGGTCGTCGCCGCGCTGGCCTGGCCGATCCGCCGGGCCGTCACGGGTGCGTCGAAGCGGCGGATCGAACCGTTCCGGGCGATGCGGATCGCCGTGCTCGCGAAGGCGTGCAGCGTGAGCGGTGCGCTCGTGCTCGGCATGGGGCTCGGTATCCTGGTGTTCCTGCTGACCCGCACGGTCGTCAGCACGGGGGACGTGTGGCTCGCCGTCGGCACCGCCGCAGGCGCCGCGGCGCTCACGGCGGGCGGACTCCTCGCCGAGTGGTTCTGCACGCTTCCGCCGCCCGAGGATCCCGACCAGGAAGAGCACGCCCATGCCTGA
- a CDS encoding PH domain-containing protein → MTAPEPGAPGAPGASAGLADGEWHRLHPASPFLRGGLVFLAIAGFVIANLRERLVEFFFGVFGAPSPWGDEVSEWEEEQWAEDPVGAVVSQGFVGWALLAVLVVVIAVIAGYALAWRMHSFRITGDAVEVRSGIVFRSHRSARLDRVQGVNVTRPLFARLFGAAKLEVAVAGESANVTLAYLGSASADGLRRDILRLASGARAARGGARGRPDAAVDAASPMDAASAPLAGAPAAPLAPGGGGEPGHPLGGTPETAEERRRLDAARGFVNARVDDFLAPELDPDLAPPESVVHLPLGRVFASTALGGAFIWLLVIIGVIVWGIVAGTPWVLFSFVPAAIGVVSYAWSRITRSLRYTIAGTPDGVRIGHGLLSTGNQTIPPGRVHAVRVSQWLLWRPFGWWMIQVNLAGMTATNNDQGSRWTVLPVGTAEDVRRVLELLLPGQELDGLVDAGLTGRGSGDGYTGVPKRARWLRPFSRRRIAWALAEGTVLFRTGALVRALVLVPLARMQSVAVARGPLQRALRLAGVRVHTVAGPVTPELPAADELEAAALFERLAVDAVVSAEMEDARAAGPELPVGRTGEGAARDAGI, encoded by the coding sequence GTGACCGCGCCCGAACCGGGCGCACCGGGCGCACCGGGCGCTTCCGCGGGCCTCGCGGACGGCGAATGGCACCGCCTGCACCCGGCGAGCCCGTTCCTGCGCGGCGGGCTCGTGTTCCTCGCGATCGCCGGCTTCGTCATCGCGAACCTGCGCGAACGGCTCGTGGAGTTCTTCTTCGGCGTCTTCGGCGCCCCGTCGCCGTGGGGCGACGAGGTGAGCGAATGGGAAGAGGAGCAGTGGGCCGAGGACCCCGTCGGCGCCGTCGTGTCGCAGGGCTTCGTCGGCTGGGCGCTGCTGGCCGTCCTCGTCGTGGTGATCGCGGTGATCGCCGGCTATGCGCTCGCCTGGCGCATGCACAGCTTCCGCATCACCGGCGACGCCGTCGAGGTGCGCAGCGGCATCGTGTTCCGCTCGCACCGCAGCGCCCGCCTCGACCGGGTGCAGGGCGTGAACGTCACCAGGCCGCTGTTCGCCCGCCTGTTCGGCGCCGCCAAGCTCGAGGTCGCCGTCGCCGGGGAGTCGGCGAATGTGACGCTCGCCTACCTCGGGTCCGCGTCGGCAGACGGGCTGCGGCGCGACATCCTGCGGTTGGCGTCGGGGGCGCGGGCCGCCCGCGGCGGCGCGCGGGGGCGACCCGACGCCGCGGTGGATGCCGCTTCGCCGATGGATGCCGCGTCGGCACCCCTCGCGGGCGCACCCGCGGCGCCCCTCGCGCCCGGCGGGGGCGGCGAGCCGGGGCATCCACTCGGCGGCACGCCCGAGACCGCCGAGGAGCGGCGCCGGCTCGATGCGGCCCGCGGTTTCGTGAACGCCCGCGTCGACGACTTCCTCGCCCCGGAACTCGACCCCGACCTCGCACCCCCGGAATCGGTCGTGCACCTGCCGCTCGGCCGCGTGTTCGCCTCGACGGCGCTCGGCGGCGCCTTCATCTGGCTGCTCGTGATCATCGGCGTCATCGTGTGGGGCATCGTGGCGGGCACCCCGTGGGTGCTGTTCTCCTTCGTGCCGGCCGCGATCGGCGTCGTGAGCTACGCGTGGTCGCGTATCACCCGTTCGCTCAGGTACACGATCGCCGGCACGCCCGACGGCGTCCGCATCGGGCACGGGCTGCTGTCGACGGGCAACCAGACGATCCCGCCCGGCCGCGTGCACGCGGTGCGGGTGTCGCAGTGGCTCCTGTGGCGGCCGTTCGGCTGGTGGATGATCCAGGTGAACCTCGCCGGCATGACGGCGACGAACAACGATCAGGGCTCCCGCTGGACGGTGCTGCCGGTCGGCACCGCGGAGGATGTGCGGCGCGTGCTCGAACTGCTGCTGCCGGGCCAGGAACTCGACGGGCTCGTGGATGCCGGCCTCACCGGACGGGGGAGCGGCGACGGGTACACGGGCGTGCCGAAGCGGGCGAGATGGCTCCGGCCCTTCTCGCGGCGGCGGATCGCGTGGGCGCTCGCCGAGGGCACGGTGCTGTTCCGTACCGGGGCGCTCGTGCGGGCCCTCGTGCTCGTGCCCCTCGCCCGCATGCAGTCGGTCGCCGTCGCTCGCGGGCCGCTGCAACGCGCGCTCCGGCTCGCCGGGGTGCGCGTGCACACCGTCGCGGGGCCGGTGACCCCCGAGCTGCCGGCCGCCGACGAGCTCGAGGCCGCCGCGCTCTTCGAACGCCTCGCCGTCGACGCCGTCGTCTCGGCCGAGATGGAGGACGCACGGGCGGCAGGACCCGAGCTGCCGGTCGGGCGCACCGGAGAAGGAGCGGCGCGCGATGCCGGGATCTGA
- a CDS encoding Rossmann-like and DUF2520 domain-containing protein codes for MPGSEQRAGRLGVGTIGAGRVGAVLATALAGAGHALTGISAVSEASRERAEAMLPGVPVLQIPEIVERSELVLLAVPGDELPGLVEGLADAGLWQPGQLVLHTNAAHGTDVLAPAMRAGAIPLALHPAMSFTGTSMDLARLHGSWFAVTAPGPVLPIAQALAVEMGGEPFVVAEADRPAYAEAIETAVSFSTAIVDQSAGILSRIGVESPGRVLAPLVRSSVDRALARHIGDAMPPDGMPGEDTIG; via the coding sequence ATGCCGGGATCTGAACAGCGGGCCGGACGCCTCGGCGTCGGAACCATCGGCGCCGGACGGGTCGGCGCCGTGCTCGCCACCGCCCTCGCCGGCGCCGGGCACGCCCTCACGGGCATCTCCGCCGTCTCGGAGGCGAGCCGCGAACGCGCCGAGGCGATGCTGCCGGGCGTCCCCGTGCTGCAGATCCCCGAGATCGTCGAACGCAGCGAACTCGTCCTCCTCGCCGTTCCGGGCGACGAGCTGCCGGGCCTCGTCGAGGGCCTCGCCGACGCCGGCCTCTGGCAGCCCGGCCAGCTCGTGCTGCACACGAACGCCGCACACGGCACCGACGTCCTCGCCCCCGCGATGCGCGCCGGGGCCATCCCGCTCGCCCTGCACCCGGCGATGTCGTTCACGGGCACGAGCATGGATCTCGCCCGCCTCCACGGCAGCTGGTTCGCCGTGACCGCACCGGGCCCGGTGCTGCCGATCGCGCAGGCCCTCGCCGTCGAGATGGGCGGCGAACCCTTCGTCGTCGCCGAGGCGGACCGGCCGGCCTACGCCGAGGCGATCGAGACGGCGGTGTCGTTCTCGACGGCGATCGTCGACCAGTCCGCCGGCATCCTCTCGCGCATCGGCGTCGAAAGCCCCGGCCGCGTGCTCGCGCCCCTCGTGCGCAGCAGCGTCGACCGGGCGCTCGCCCGCCACATCGGCGACGCGATGCCGCCCGACGGCATGCCGGGCGAGGATACGATCGGGTGA